The Blautia hydrogenotrophica DSM 10507 genome window below encodes:
- the ilvC gene encoding ketol-acid reductoisomerase, producing the protein MAVKIYYQEDCNMGLLEGKTIAIIGYGSQGHAHAQNLKDSGCDVIVGLYEGSRSWEKAEKQGFKVYTAAEAAKKADIIMILINDEKQAKLYKESIEPNLEEGNMLMFAHGFSIHFGQIKPPKNVDVTMIAPKAPGHTVRSEYQIGRGTPCLVAVEQDYTGKAKDKALAYACALGGARAGVLETTFKVETETDLFGEQAVLCGGVCALMKAGFETLVEAGYAPENAYFECIHEMKLIVDLIYQSGFAGMRYSISNTAEYGDYITGPKVITDETKKAMKKILSDIQDGTFAKDWLLENQSGCAHFMAMRKREAAHQLEEVGAELRKLYSWNNEDKLLDN; encoded by the coding sequence ATGGCAGTAAAAATCTATTACCAAGAAGACTGTAACATGGGCCTTTTGGAAGGAAAGACCATCGCGATTATCGGTTATGGCAGTCAGGGACATGCACATGCGCAGAACCTGAAAGATTCCGGATGCGATGTCATTGTAGGTCTTTATGAGGGAAGCAGATCTTGGGAAAAAGCCGAGAAACAGGGATTTAAAGTATATACAGCAGCAGAAGCTGCTAAGAAAGCTGACATCATCATGATTCTGATCAATGATGAGAAACAGGCGAAGCTTTACAAAGAATCCATTGAACCAAATCTGGAAGAGGGCAATATGTTGATGTTCGCGCATGGCTTTTCCATTCATTTTGGACAGATCAAACCTCCGAAGAATGTGGATGTCACAATGATCGCGCCAAAAGCACCAGGCCATACAGTGAGAAGCGAGTATCAGATTGGAAGAGGAACCCCTTGTCTGGTTGCTGTTGAACAGGACTATACAGGAAAAGCAAAAGACAAAGCGCTGGCTTATGCATGTGCTCTGGGTGGCGCGAGAGCAGGAGTTTTGGAGACCACTTTCAAAGTAGAGACAGAGACAGACTTGTTCGGTGAGCAGGCCGTACTTTGCGGCGGTGTTTGTGCGCTGATGAAAGCAGGATTTGAGACTCTGGTTGAAGCAGGATATGCGCCGGAGAACGCTTATTTTGAGTGTATTCACGAGATGAAACTGATCGTAGATTTGATCTATCAGAGTGGATTTGCGGGAATGAGATATTCTATTTCCAACACTGCAGAGTATGGCGATTATATCACTGGACCGAAGGTCATCACAGACGAGACTAAGAAAGCAATGAAGAAGATTCTGTCAGATATTCAGGATGGAACTTTTGCAAAGGACTGGCTGTTGGAAAATCAGTCTGGTTGTGCGCATTTCATGGCTATGAGAAAGAGAGAGGCTGCTCATCAGTTGG
- the ilvN gene encoding acetolactate synthase small subunit, producing the protein MKENKRVLSLLVNNNAGVLSRISGLFSRRGYNIDSLSVGVTADPRYSRMTVVCTGEELILEQITKQLKKQVDVRDIKVLDPEDSVCREMIMVKISTGAEQREGVAAIADIFRAKVVDVSKDSLVIELTGSKNKLEAFIELLEPYEILELARTGIVGLSRGAENVTFL; encoded by the coding sequence ATGAAGGAAAATAAGAGAGTGCTTTCTCTGCTAGTCAATAATAATGCAGGTGTGTTAAGCCGAATCTCAGGGTTGTTCAGCCGAAGAGGATATAATATAGACAGTTTATCAGTGGGTGTGACTGCAGACCCTAGATATTCGAGGATGACAGTAGTGTGCACCGGCGAGGAGTTAATTTTGGAGCAGATCACAAAACAGTTGAAAAAGCAAGTGGATGTCAGAGATATCAAGGTACTGGACCCAGAAGACAGTGTGTGTAGAGAAATGATTATGGTAAAAATTTCTACAGGTGCTGAGCAGAGAGAAGGAGTTGCTGCGATTGCTGATATCTTTCGTGCGAAAGTTGTGGATGTCAGCAAGGATTCCTTGGTTATTGAATTGACTGGAAGTAAAAACAAACTGGAAGCATTTATAGAGCTTTTGGAGCCATATGAGATTTTGGAGCTGGCCAGAACAGGAATTGTGGGACTGTCCAGAGGCGCAGAGAACGTGACGTTTTTATAA
- a CDS encoding tyrosine-protein phosphatase, whose protein sequence is MKYGKIRIEDGNLIFTKRVKTNTLPCSEILWAYRRKEEPTGKNTGGGHALCLVTRLRKKYKFEMTLEEAASCLRELQRLNPRIAVGYPKGARIAFQSLANTRDLGALKATDGRVILPHRLLRSGDLYHLSNEDQRVLLEEYHLTKVIDFRTEKEQERRPDTVLKGVTYVQNPILDEETMGITRERRLLDEVVDSKIDMGEFLEKVYQNLVLEPYAVDRYAKFFDELLHQDDGAVLYHCSAGKDRVGIGTVLLLSALGIPRPVIVEDYLRTNEYLESEAEYLVRLLETKMVVSPQTYSNIQALYSVRKVYLETVFQVIEQRFDSMENYLRKKMYLSPRVLEQLRNRYLV, encoded by the coding sequence ATGAAATATGGAAAGATCAGAATTGAAGACGGGAATCTAATATTTACCAAAAGAGTAAAAACCAACACTCTCCCATGCTCCGAAATCCTCTGGGCTTACCGCAGAAAAGAAGAGCCGACAGGAAAAAATACAGGAGGCGGTCATGCGCTCTGTCTGGTGACACGTCTGCGGAAAAAATATAAATTTGAGATGACATTAGAAGAGGCGGCATCTTGCCTGAGAGAACTTCAAAGGTTAAATCCCCGAATAGCCGTGGGGTATCCAAAAGGGGCTAGGATTGCGTTTCAAAGCTTGGCAAATACCAGAGATCTTGGAGCTCTGAAAGCGACTGACGGCAGAGTGATTTTACCACATCGGCTTTTGAGAAGCGGAGATTTGTACCATTTGTCTAACGAAGATCAGAGAGTGCTTCTGGAGGAATACCACTTGACGAAAGTTATTGACTTTCGCACAGAGAAGGAGCAGGAGCGCAGACCAGATACAGTTTTAAAGGGAGTCACCTACGTGCAGAATCCTATTTTGGATGAAGAAACTATGGGAATCACTAGGGAGCGAAGGCTTTTGGACGAAGTAGTAGATTCTAAGATTGATATGGGAGAGTTTTTGGAGAAGGTATATCAGAACCTAGTACTAGAGCCTTATGCTGTGGACCGGTATGCCAAGTTCTTTGACGAACTGCTTCACCAGGATGATGGGGCAGTGCTGTATCATTGTTCAGCGGGGAAAGACCGGGTTGGAATCGGCACAGTTTTACTGCTGAGTGCGCTGGGGATTCCCAGACCGGTGATTGTAGAGGACTATCTTAGAACGAACGAGTATCTGGAATCAGAGGCAGAATATCTGGTTCGGCTTTTAGAGACTAAGATGGTGGTCAGTCCTCAGACTTATTCCAATATTCAAGCACTCTACAGTGTGAGAAAGGTCTATTTAGAAACGGTTTTCCAGGTCATTGAACAAAGGTTTGATTCCATGGAAAATTATCTCAGGAAGAAAATGTATTTGTCTCCAAGAGTGTTGGAACAGCTTCGAAATCGGTATTTGGTGTGA
- a CDS encoding tyrosine-type recombinase/integrase, with translation MNKRKEILEKHPYKIWEGKDGKWRTYILDENGKRILKKLSTKKAVQNIIVSYYENIEKAKTEDYSFHSYFQKWKEKQVSYGVSNNTLTKYDSDYKRYFENSKFEKLDIRKINEEDITAFVIQQIKKLNLKEKAGKSLMGYINGVFKHARIKRIISENPCEYVETRNFSKFFNRDKKNPEERTINTNDLNLLLKQLYISQTQKPHYIPNYAVELAIYTGMRIGEITALRWENIREDLGVIVICCSEKHDRITKEYIVDSTKTRKERQFPITQKISSLLYKVKKIEMQYGFLGEYIFQNENGKLHSSSIAHCIRYRCIQAGIPEKSIQSLRRTLNSKLRCAGVSSIVAASMLGHTEEVNALNYSYDISEMDYKREILSEII, from the coding sequence ATGAACAAAAGAAAGGAAATATTAGAAAAACACCCGTATAAAATTTGGGAAGGAAAAGACGGAAAATGGAGAACATATATTCTCGATGAAAATGGGAAAAGAATTTTAAAAAAGCTTTCGACGAAAAAAGCAGTGCAAAATATTATTGTGAGTTATTACGAGAATATAGAAAAAGCAAAGACTGAAGATTATAGCTTTCATTCATATTTTCAAAAATGGAAAGAAAAGCAGGTTTCTTATGGAGTTTCAAATAATACGTTGACAAAGTATGATTCGGATTATAAGCGATATTTTGAAAATTCGAAATTTGAAAAACTTGATATAAGAAAAATCAATGAAGAAGATATTACCGCTTTTGTTATTCAGCAAATCAAAAAGCTGAACCTCAAAGAAAAAGCGGGAAAATCGCTTATGGGATATATAAACGGAGTTTTTAAACACGCGAGAATAAAAAGAATAATATCAGAAAACCCTTGCGAATACGTCGAAACAAGAAACTTTTCGAAGTTTTTTAATCGGGATAAAAAAAACCCTGAAGAAAGAACCATTAATACTAACGATTTGAATCTTTTATTGAAACAATTATATATTAGCCAAACCCAAAAACCTCATTATATACCGAATTATGCGGTAGAATTAGCTATATATACCGGAATGAGAATTGGGGAAATAACTGCATTAAGGTGGGAAAATATTCGCGAAGATCTGGGGGTTATTGTAATATGTTGCTCCGAAAAGCACGATAGAATAACTAAGGAATACATCGTTGATTCTACAAAAACCAGAAAAGAACGTCAATTCCCTATTACTCAAAAAATTTCAAGCTTACTTTATAAAGTGAAAAAAATAGAAATGCAGTATGGATTTCTTGGCGAATACATATTCCAGAATGAAAACGGAAAACTCCATTCTTCTTCTATCGCTCATTGTATACGTTATAGGTGTATACAGGCCGGAATTCCAGAAAAAAGCATCCAATCACTAAGGCGAACATTAAATTCAAAATTAAGATGTGCTGGTGTGTCAAGCATTGTTGCAGCATCAATGCTTGGACACACAGAAGAAGTTAATGCTTTAAATTATAGTTATGATATTTCTGAAATGGATTATAAAAGAGAGATATTATCCGAGATTATTTGA